In the Marinobacter sp. Arc7-DN-1 genome, TTCCAACACGTGGGCATTCACCACAAAGCGTTCAGAGCGACTCTGAACCTCCAGCACGCCACTGGCAAAAAGTTTGCGCAGGGCATCACCGACTTGATTGTCATCCAGTGCCGGCTGGGCCTGTCGAATCGCTGCAAGGATCTGCTCTTCGGAGAACGCCGGCATATCCCGGGTGGCCCTGACCAAGGATTCAACGGTTTCCCAGTGCTCAAAAAGTGTGCGGGTGAGATGTTTAGGACTCGCCATGGTACTCAGACGCTCTTTGAAGCAAGGCTGGCGTCGATGCCAAAGAAAATGGCTGCGTTCACAAGCGCCTCGTCTTCGCTGATTAAACGGGCCTGGTGATGTTCCGCGCAGGCCAGGTGAAGCGCATCCAACGTCCTCAGGCTCGTCTTCCTTGTTCCAATCCAGTGGCTCGCTCGTTGATAGTGGGTCGTTTCAATGGGGCAAAGGGTGAAGCGGCCATGACTTACATCGTCATGGAACGCACTTTCGATACGGTTCGCCTGAGGCTCACTGAGTTCCCCCATTCGAACCCAACGGGCCAGTGCGCTTGCAACCTCAACTTCTGTCAGATGACTGATAAGAACAGGCCTGGTCTGTGACTCAAGCAAAGCCTGAACCTGATCGCTGGTGCGTTCCTGGCGGTAATAGGGCAGAACGGCGCTGGTGTCAAAGTAAACCATCAATAACGCTCATCGTCTCTGAGCTGCCGCACCGCCCGAGCGGAACTTTCCCGGGAGGGGGGCAATGAGGCCCTGAGTTCTGACCGGTTCGGAAACTGAATTTTTTCTGGCAGGGCTGCGGTCAGGCGCGCAGCAGGTTTGCCATGGCGAAGGATAACAATCTCTTCTCCGGCGGCCACGGCGTCCAATAGATTTGAGAGTTTTTCCCGGGTTTCCCGGACATTGATTGTCTGCATAACCTTTACCCCATTTGTGTACACAATAAGTGTACTCCTGATCGGGGTTTGGTCGCAATTTAACGCCCCGGGGTATTTTCGGTTTCCGGGTCCCGGTTCGATCTGAAACTTGAATAATTCGAGCGCTCGTTCTATTTTTATATTCCGGAGGTCGAAATATGAACAATTCCAATAACACGAACCCTGGCAACACAAACTGGTCCCTGCGCGTGGACGGCAAGACTGCACTGGTTACCGGTGCGGCAGGCGGCCTGGGCCACAGCTTTACCCGATGCCTGCTGGAGGCCGGTGCAACGGTCATTGTCAGTGGCCGCCGCCGCGAGGCACTGGAGTCCCTCAAGGTTGAATTTCCCGAGCATGCTGATCGGGTCCATGTTGTCACCATGGATGTCACCGACGAGGCAAGCGTCACTGAAGCGTTCGACACCATGGCCGATGACATTGCCATCCCCGATGTCGTGGTTTCCAATGCTGGCGTGGCGACCAGCAAGAAGGCACTGAACCTGACCGGTTCGGACTGGGACCGGGTGATTGACACCAATCTCAAGGGCTGCTGGCTGGTCAGCAACGAAGCGGCACGCCGCCTCTCGGCAATCAACCGGGGCGGCAGCATCATCATGATTTCTTCCATTCTTGGCCATCGCGTGGCCGGCAACGTGGCGCCTTATGCCGCCGCAAAGGCCGGCGTTGAGCAGCTGACCCGTGCCCTTGCGCTCGAATGGGCCCGTTACGGTATCCGCGTCAACGCGCTGGCACCGGGGTACATTGAAACCGACCTGAACCGTGATTTCTTCGCCAGTGAACCCGGTCAGAAAATGATCCGTCGCATTCCCCAGCGTCGCCTGGGGCAGGCCGATGATCTCTCCGGTCCGTTGCTGCTTCTGGCTTCAGGGCTTTCCGACTACATGACCGGCAGCACCCTTGTGGTTGATGGCGGTCATCTTCAATCCTCACTGTAAGGAGTGGGCTGTGGACTTCAATCTGAACGCCAGGAACGAGTCTTACCGAAAACGCATCCGGGATTTTGTGGAACAGGAACTGTTGCCGCTGGAGCAGAACCCGGAGGCCTACGATGAGCATGAGAACATTGCGCACGACCATCTCGAGAAGATGCGCGCCAAGGCAAAACAGCAGGGCCTGTGGTGCCTGCAGATTCCTGGGCATCTGGGCGGCCAGGGGCTTGATGTCTCCGGTATGGCGGCCTGTTACGAGGAAATGAACCGCTCGATTTTCGGGCCGGTGGTGTTCAATTCCTCGGCACCGGACGACGGCAACATGATCGTGCTGGCGAAGGTGGCGACCGAGGCCCAGCAGGAGCGCTGGCTCAAACCCATCGTGGAGGGCAAGGTACGGTCTTCGTTTGCCATGACCGAACCGCCCCCCGGCTGCGGCTCGGATCCCGGCATGATGCAGACTACCGCCACGCGCAAGGGCGACCGGTGGGTCATCCACGGCCACAAGCACTATATTACCGGCGCCGCCGAAGCGTCCCATTTCATCTTGATTGCCCGGACTTCCGACGATACCCGCAAGGGCCTGAGCGCTTTCATGTTCCACAAGGATGATCCGGGCTGGGAGATCGTCCGGCGGATTCCGATCATGGGGCCGGAAGAGCACGGCGGTCATTGCGAGCTCCGGTTCGATGGCCTGGAAATTTCGGATGAGAACCGGCTGATGGAGGTCGGTGACGGCCTCAAGGTCACCCAGATCCGCCTGGGCACGGCCCGTCTGACCCACTGCATGCGCTGGCTCGGCCTGGCCCGTCGCTCCCTGGAGATTGCCACCGAGTATGTCGATACCCGGGAATCCTTCGGTCAGACCCTGGCCCAGCGCGAGGGCGTGCAGTGGCTGCTGGGCGAGGCCGCGATGGAGATCCAGATCGGCCGGCTATTGACCATGCACGCTGCCTGGAAGCTGGACCAGGGTGACTTCGCCCGCAAGGAAGTTTCCATGGCCAAGGTCGCGGTGGCCGACACCCTGCACAAGGCGGTGGACACGGCCATTCAGCTGTGCGGTGCCCGGGGTTATTCCAAGGATACCCCGCTGGAGTGGATCTACCGTTATGCCCGCCAGGCGCGGTTGGTGGATGGGGCCTCGGAAATACACAAGATGGTGTTCTCGAAGACCCTGCTGGCGGAGCGTACGGACTTCTGGCACTGGGGAGTGAAGGCCTGATGTCTGCGCTTGCCGACACCTTCAGCGCATTCATTGCCCGGCAAACCGGTGCCCGGAGTGCCCGGGTTATCGATTTCGACAAGCTCTCCGGGGGCGCCATCCAGGACAACTTCGGGTTGACCCTGGAGCTGGAGGGCGGCAGCCGGCCGGGGCGGCAGGAATTTGTGGTCCGGCAGGACGCCCCCTCCGGGGTGTCGGAGAGCCTGTCCAGGCCTGAGGAATTCCAGGTTCTGCAGGCGGCGTTTCAGGCCGGGGTTACCGCTCCGGAGCCGCTCTGGCTGTGCGAGGATACTGAGGTCAGTGGGCGGGTGTTCTATGTCATGACCCGGGCTTCGGGCAGCGCCTCACCGCGCAAGCTTGTCAAAGCGGATTTCACCAAAGAGCAGCGCCGGAACATCGTGCGCAGGCTGGGTGCCGAGCTCGCCAGGCTACACACAGTGAGGCCACCGCAGGAGTCGCTGGAGTTTCTGGCACTGCCGGATCCGGACAATCCGGCCCTGAGTCGGGTCGCGCTGTATCGCCGCTATCTGAAAGAGATCGGTGAGCCCCATCCGGTGCTGGAGTGGGCGCTGAACTGGCTGGAGGACCGTGCGCCGGAACCGGGCCCGACGGTGCTGTGCCACTGTGATTTCCGGACCGGCAACTACATGATGGACGGTGACGAGCTGACCGCTGTCCTGGACTGGGAATTCGCCGCCTGGAGCGATCCCTGTGAAGATCTGGGCTGGCTCTGTTGCCGCAGCTGGCGATTTGGGGCGGATGACCGGGAAGTTGGTGGCGTCGGAGCCAAACAGGATCTTCTGGACGGTTACCGGGAAGCAAGCGGAACCGACCTTGACCCGGCGGCGGTGAGTTACTGGGAAGTCATGGCCCTGGTGCGCTGGGCGATGATCGCGTTGCAGCAGGCGCGCAGGCACATGTCCGGTGAACAGCGTTCGCTGGAACTGGCACTGACCGGCCGCATGGTGGCCCAGATGGAATCCGACCTGCTGAACCAGATTCAGGAACTGGAGGATGGGCAATGATCAACCAACCGGAAACCCGGGATTTGCTCACCGAGGCCCGCCAGGTGTTGCTGGATTCAGTGGCCCCGGAGCTGACGGGAGAGCGCAAATACCAGGCGCTGATGGTAGCCAATGCCATGGGTATGGCAATCCGGGAGCTTGAGCAGCGCGAGCAGGGCCAACCGGAGCAAACCGACCGAACCGTCCGGGCATTCCTGGCGGAGCGGTCCCTCAAAGCTACCGCCGGTGAGGCTGAGGCCGCCCTTGCCCGGGCCGTTCGAGAGCGTCACCTCGATGGCGCCGATCCGGCCGTGCGATCGGTGCTCCGGAACCTCACGGAGGCCCGGTTGCGGATCAACAACCCCGGCTATCTGAAACGGTGAACCATGAACAAGTACAACAACCTCGACAAGACAGCCGCCAACCACTCCGCGCTGACACCACTGAGTCTGCTCCAGCGCTCGGCACGGATCTTCCCGGACAAGCGGGCAGTCATCGATGATGACCGGATACTGTCCTACCGGCAGCTCTACCAGCGTTGTCGCCAGATGGGCGATGCGCTTCGTCGCCGCGGCATCAACCCCGGCGACACGGTGGCCATCCTCTGCCCGAACAGTCATGAGATGCTGGAGTCCCACTACTCGGTGCCGATGGCCGGGGCGGTGCTCAATTCGATCAATATCCGCCTGGACTCGGCCACGATAGCCTTTGTCCTGGCCCATGGCGAAGCCCGGGTGCTGTTCTACGACACCCAGTGGGAGAACGAGATCCGGGCCGCTATTGCCGAGCTGGAGGTGCCGCCGCTGCTGGTGGCCATCGAGCGCAAGGCGGGGGCGAGCGAGGGCCTGGCAGACCTGGGCTACGAGCACCTGCTGACGGAGGGCGATCCGGAGGCCTCCTGGCAACGGCCCGCCGATGAATGGGACGCCATTACCCTGAATTACACCTCAGGCACCACCGGCAATCCCAAGGGTGTGGTCTACCACCATCGCGGCGCCTACCTGGCGGCCATGACCAACGCCATGGTGTTCGACATGACCGCCGAGACCGTCTACCTGTGGACCCTGCCGATGTTCCACTGCAACGGCTGGGCCTACACCTGGGCGATCACGGCGGTGGGCGGCACCCACGTCTGCCTGCGGGAGGTGGACGCCATGGAAATCTACCGCCGGATCGAGGACTACGGTGTGACCCACATGTGCGGCGCGCCGGTAGTGATGAACATGTTGCTGCAGGACCTGGGACGCGAAGGCCTGACACTGTCCCGGCCCGCCCACTTTGCCCTGGGTGGCGCGGCGCCCCCCAGCAGCGTGATCCATAAGGCGGAGGACATTGGCTTCCAGGTTACTCACCTTTATGGCCTGACGGAGACATTCGGCCCTTCGGCACTGTGTGTGCTCCAGCCGGAATGGCAGCAGCTGCCGTTGGAGGAACGGGCAGTGAAAATGTCCCGCCAGGGTGTTCCCACCCATGGTCTGGACGAGGTCGCGGTGCTGGATATGGACAGTGGGGAACCGCTGCCTGCCGATGGCAACACCATGGGCGAGATCTGTATCCGCGGCAATACCGTGATGAAGGGCTACCTGAAGAATGCGGAAGCCACGGAGAAGGCGTTCAGGGACGGCTGGTTTCATACCGGTGACCTGGCCGTCATGCACCCGGATCACTATGTGGAAATCCGGGATCGTGCCAAGGATGTCATCATTTCCGGTGGCGAGAACATCTCCAGCCTGGAGGTGGAAGAGGTTCTTTACCGGCACCCGAAGGTCTCCGAGGCGGCGGTGGTGGCAATGGCCGACGAAAAGTGGGGCGAAGTACCCTGTGCCTTTGTCAATCCGGTCGACGACGGCGAGGCACCCACCCCCGAGGAGATTATTGCCTTTTGCCGGGAGCGCATGGCGCACTTCAAGGCACCGCGGAAGGTGGTGCTTGGTGAATTGCCCAAGACCGCCACCGGCAAGATCCGCAAAAACATTCTCCGGGACTCTCTGTCACGATGACCGGGCTGTCACGATGACCGGGCTGTCCCGATGATTAGGCTGACCATGGTCGGCGGGAGGTTGCGATAGCGAAAACAACGCATTCACAGCGACGAAAACCGGGCCTGATTCAACGGGTCTGCAAGTTCCAGTGACAACAAAGACAAGAACACAGGAGCATTATCATGAAAATAACGAGCATCAGGAAACTCCTGGTTGCGATGACCGCAGCCGCTACGCTGGGTACCGCCGGTACCAGTTATGCCGAGGATCCGATCCGGATCGGGGGCATCTACATTCTCTCCGGCAGTGCCGCCACCTACGGTGAGTTTGCCCAGAAGGGCATCAACCTTGCGGTGGACGAAATCAACGCTTCGGGCGGCATCCTGGGTCGCCAGGTCGAAATGGTCTATGAGGACAGCCAGGGCAAGGCATCGGTAGCCATTCAGGCAGCCCGGAAACTGGTTTACTCCGAGGGTGTTGACGCCCTGGTGGGTCTGGACAGCTCGGGTGTTGCCCAGGGTATGGTTCCGACCATGCCAGAGCTGCAGAAGCCGCTGATCATTACCCACGCCGCCACGCCGGATGTCACCGGCAGTCTGTGTAATCCGTTTACCTACCGCATCAGTGTGAACGTGGCCCAGAACATGAAGGCTGCCGCCCTGGTGGCCGCGGAAACCGATGCCACCAACTGGACCACCATCGGTCCGGACTACGCCTTCGGCCACCAGTCCTGGGAGTTCTTCGGTAACTACCTCAAGGACATCAAGCCGGAAGTGAACCTGATGTCGGAGACCAACTTTCCGCGCTTCGGGGCCGAGGACTTCACCCCATTCATTGACCGTGTAATGGACTCCGACGCCGAGGGTGTGCTCATCTCCGTCTGGGGTGGTGACCTGGTCAACTTTATCCGCCAGGCCAATACCCGTGGGTTCTTCGAAAAGGACCTGGAGGTGATGTTTACCGTCGGGGCGGCTACAGAAGTACTGTCCGCCCTGGGTGAGGAAATGCCAGAGGGTGTGCATCTGTCCACGCGTTACTGGTATGAGGCCTATGACAACGCGGTGAACGATCGCTTCGTCAAGGCGTACATCGACGCCTACGGCACTCCCCCGAGCTACAACGCCGAGGGCGCCTATGCGGCTATCTATGCCTATAAAAAGGCCATGGAAACAGCCGGTACCACCGAAGGTCCTGCCGTCGCCAAGGCACTCAGCGGCATGAGCCTGGAGGCGCCGAACGGCACGGTGACTTTCCGTGAGGGTGATCACCAGGCGATGGTCAGTCCGAACTGGGGTGTTTCCGGCCCCATGCATCCGGAGCACGGCATCCGCACGCTGACCAACCTGCGGATCTTTGACGGCGAAAAAGTAGCCCGCACTATCGAAGAGACCGGTTGCAAGCTCTGATCTGATTGTTGTTCTTACGCTTGCCGTGGCGTCCTCCGGGGCGCTACGGAACCGGCCCTAACCTAATGAGGTAATCCATGTCTGGCATCGGAGCGGCGTTGCTGAATAGTCTCGATATCGGGCTGCTGCTGTTTATCATCGCAGTGGGCCTGAATATCGTGTTCGGTGTGCTGAACATCATCAACTTTGCCCATGGGGCACTTTACATGCTGGGGGCCTACCTGGCCTTCACCCTGATCAATATTGCAGGCATGCCCTTCTGGGTGGCCCTGATACTGGCTCCGATGGGTGTCGCCATCCTGGCGGTGATCATCGACCGGGTCCTGTTGCGCTTCATCTATTCCCGGGACGTGGCAGACAGCCTGCTACTGACCTTCGCCATCCTGCTGATCATCAACGAGAGTGTGCGGATGATCTGGGGTAGTGGTATTCATGTGGTCCAGCCGCCGCAGCTGCTTTCCGGTTCGGTGCAACTGTTGGGCAGTTCCGTTGCCACCTACAGCCTGTTTGTGATTGTCGTCGGCCTGCTGTTGCTGGCCGGGCTGTGGTACCTGTTCAACCGCACCCGCGTCGGCCGCGTCATGCGGGCAGCCGCACTGGACCGGGACATGGCCGAGGCCCTGTGCATCAACACCCGGATGGTGGTGACCGGCGTCTTTGCCTTTGGCGCCTGGCTGGCCGCCGTCGGCGGTGTGATGGCCGCACCCATGCGTGCACTGGATCCCGGCATGGGGGACAAGATCATTATCGAATCGTTCATTGTGGTGGTGATTGGCGGTCTGGGTAGCTTCCCGGGTGCCTTGCTCGGCGCCATCATCCTGGGCCTGATTCACGGCTTCGGTGGCCGCTACCTGCCGGAAGTGAACCTGCTGTTGCCGTTTGTAGGCATGGCACTGGTTCTGTTGTTCAAGCCAAACGGCATTATGGGCAAGGGGGCAGCCGCATGAAGACCAAGGTTCTGATGGCCATTCTGGCTGTGGTGATCGCGGGGCTGATTGCGGTGCCCTGGATCGCTTCCTATTTCTATGTTTTTATTTTTACCGAGATCCTGATCCTGGGTTTGTTCGCGGCCAGCTTCAACCTGATTTTCGGCTATACCGGCATGCTGAGCTTCGGGCATGCCGCCTTCTTTGGTATCGGCTCTTACGCCACGGCACTGGTACTGATCCATCTGGAGTGGCCGTTCCTGGCCTGCCTGCTGGTTTCCATGGGGGCATCCGCGCTGCTGGCGCTGGTCATCGGCTTCCTGAGCGTCCGGCTCAACGAGGTGTACTTTGCCATGCTCACCCTGGCCTTTGGCATGATGGTCTTTGCCATCGCCTACCAGTGGCGTTCGGTAACCAACGGCAGTGACGGCCTTGCCGGGTTTACCCTGGGTTCCTTCGGGCTCGGCCTTGATCTGACCCTGGCCAATCCGTCGGTTTATTACCACGTGGTGCTGGGGATCGTGGCTGTTGCCTCGGTGGTGCTCTACGTGATCTGTCGCAGCTCTTTCGGCATGATCCTCAGGGCCATCCGTCAGAATCCGGAACGGGTGTCCTTTGCCGGATTGAACGTACGCACCTACCGTCTGGTGGCTTTCGTTATTGCCGGCAGCTTTGCGGGCCTGGCCGGTGGCCTGATCGCACCGTTCCTGCGGGTGGCGAGCCCGGAACTTTTGCACTGGTCCATGTCCGCCGAACCGATTTTGATGGCCATCCTCGGTGGCACTGGGTATTTTCTCGGGCCCTTCGTCGGTTCCGCGGTGTTTGTGCTGCTGGAAACCTGGATCACCAGTTATACCGAATCCTGGATGCTGGTTCTGGGCATCATCCTGGCCATGATGGTGATTTTCTTCCGCAAGGGTTTGCTGGGTACTGTCATTGACTGGTGGATGGAGGTGAAGAAATGAGTAATCCAATCCTTACCATAGCTAACCTGACCAAGCGTTTTGGCGGAGTCACTGCGGTATCTGGAATTAACCTGGAGGTCATGCCGAAGGAAACCATTGCCATTATCGGCCCCAACGGTGCCGGCAAGACAACCTTCTACAACATGGTTTCCGGCCGGATGCAGCCGACTGAAGGCAAGATCATGCTGGACGGCAGGGATATCACCGGCCTGCCGCCCCACAAGATCAGCCGGCTGGGAGTATCCCGGTCGTTCCAGATCAATAACATCTTCCCGGAGATGACGGTGCAGGAGAATGTGGAGGTGGTGCTGTCGGCCTATCACGGCCACAGCCGCAAGCTGTTCAACATTGCTTCCCGCAACACCGGAATTCAGCAGGAGGCGGTCGAGTTTCTGCAGCGCCTGGGCATCGACAGCCTCAGGGACCAGCGTGCCGAAGTCATCAGTTACGGCGACAAGCGATTGCTGGAAATCGCCATGGTGCTGGCGACACAACCCAAGCTGGTACTGCTGGACGAACCCACCGCCGGGATGACCCCGGATGAAACCCGGCGCACCACCCGGCTGATCAAGAAGCTTGCGGACAGTGGTGACTACACGTTCATGATTACCGAGCACGACATGGACGTGGTTTTCAACCTGGCGGACCGGATTCTGGTCATGCACCGTGGCGAAAAGCTGTTTGCCGGTACACCCGAGGAAGTGAAGAACCATCCGGAGGTTCGTGTCGCCTACCTGGGTGAGGAAGACGACGAGGCGGTCGAGGAGGCCAATCCATGATTCTTGATGTTCGCAATATCCAGACGTTCTACGGTGAGAGTCAGGCGCTCCAGGGTGTTACCCTTCAGCTCGAAGCCGGTGAGACGGTTTGCATCCTTGGCCGTAACGGTGCGGGAAAGAGCACAACCCTGAAAAGTATTATGGGGCTGACGCCGCCGCGATCCGGAGAGGTGATCTATGATGGCAAGCCGGTCCAGGGCTGGCCCGCGCACCGGATTGCCCGCGCAGGCATCGGTTATGTGCCGGAAGATCGCCGGATATTCCCCGGGCTGACGGTGCGGGACAACCTGGATGTGGCCTCCTATCAACGCAAGGGCAGTACCGCCCGCTGGACGGTGGATGGCATCCTCAAGAAGTACGAAATGCTTGGTGAGCGGGCGGACCAGGACGGTGCCACCCTGTCTGGCGGCCAGCAGCAGATGCTGGCGGTGGCGCGTTCCCTGATGATTCAGCCCAGACTGTTGCTGCTGGATGAGCCCAATGAAGGACTGGCCCCGGTTATTGTGCAGCAGATTGGTGAGCTGATTGACGACCTCAGTCAGACTACAACCATCCTGTTCACCGACCAGAGCGTGCGGTTTGCCCTCAAGCATGCCCAGCGAGCCTACATCCTGGAAAAGGGTCAGGTAGTGCATGAAGCGAGCAGTGATGAGTTGCGTGCTGATCAGGCCACCCAGGACCGGTTCCTCTCGGTGGCATAATCTGGCTTATAATCCCCGCCCGCAGGAGCAGACAGGCGTGGCAGCTATGATCGAGAATTATGAGGCATTTCGTGGTGAACTCAGCATGTCCAAGGAGGATGTGATCCGTGATGTTTACCGTCAGAACAAGGAACGGATCAGCATCAAGAAGGAGGCGACGGCGGTCAGAAATCTGACCCGGATCATCGAGTCGACCCTGCGGCTGGCCAACTCCAAGGGTTTCCATGCCATGACGCTCAGGGATCTGTGTGGGGATTCCGGAATGAGCATGGGTGGCCTCTATGCCTATATCCGCAACAAGGACGACCTGATCCATCTGATCCAGAGCCACGGCTTCATTATCACGCGCCGGACCCTGCTGCATTACACCGCAGAGGTCCCGGATGTCCGTGACCGTTTGTTTGCGGCGATCAAGGCACACCTGTACCTGAGCGAACTGATGCGGGCCTGGTTCTACTTTTCCTACATGGAAGCGACGAGACTGCCGGCTGAGGAAAAACGCGACGCGGTTGCCATTGAGCTGGAGATCGAAGAGATCTTCCTGGGGTTAATTGAAGACGGCATTGAGGCGGGGGTTTACCGCTCAAGAAATGCCCGCCTCGTTGCGTCGATGGCCAAGGCCCTGTTGCAGGACTGGTACCTGAAGCGCAGAAAATACCGTGACCAGAATGTTGCCGTTGACGACTATGCTGCGTTTGTCAGGGATGTAATTGAAAGCTATCTGCTCTGAGGGCGCTGACTCTCTCCTGTGAGGACTGTGATGACTATCAGATTGGCGAATCCGGAACTTGTGCGCGAAAGCGCCTATATCAACGGCGAATGGGTCCAGGCCCGTTCAGGTATCCGACTCCCGGTAACCAATCCGGCCAATGGTGAGCATCTGGCGAATGTGCCGGATATGGACGCCGACGACACCCGGCAGGCCATCCGGGCGGCGGAGGCCGCATGGCCGGAATGGCGTGCCCGCCCGGCCAGGGAACGAACGGGTATACTGCGCCGCTGGTTCGATCTGGTGATGCAGCATCAGGAAGACCTGGCTCGCCTGATGACGGCGGAGCAGGGCAAGCCTCTGGCGGAAGCCCGCGGTGAGGTAGGTTACGGCGCCAGCTTCATCGAGTGGTTTGCCGAGGAAGCCAAACGGGCCTACGGCGACGTGATTCCGGGCCACGGTCGGGACAAGCGGATTGTGGTGATCAAACAGCCCATCGGGGTGGTGGCGGCGATCACGCCCTGGAACTTCCCGGTAGCCATGATTACCCGAAAGGTGGCGCCGGCCCTGGCCGCTGGCTGCCCGGCGGTGGTCAAGCCCGCGGAAGACACACCCTTGTGCGCCCTCGCTCTGGGGGCTTTGGCAGAGGAGGCCGGTGTTCCACCGGGGGTCCTTAACATCATTACCTGCTCGAAAAGCCGGGCGCCGGAGGTAGGCGAGGAGCTGACTACCAACCCGGCAGTGCGCAAGGTGTCGTTCACTGGCTCCACGCCGGTAGGCAAACTGCTTATGCGCCAGGCCAGCGGCACGGTCAAGAAAGTGAGCCTGGAGCTGGGTGGCAATGCTCCGTTCATTGTGTTTGACGATGCCGATCTCGATGCCGCGGTGGCCGGACTGATGGCCTCAAAGTACCGCAATACCGGGCAGACCTGTGTCTGCGCCAACCGCATCTATGTCCAGTCCGGCGTGTACGACGAATTTGCTGAAAAGCTGAAGGAAGCCGTCAGCAAGATGGTGGTGGGCGCCGGTCTCGAAGGCGAGACCCACCAGGGTCCGCTGATCAATCAGGCGGCCCTGGACAAGGTCAAGCGGCATATCGCCGATGCCACCGGCAAGGGGGCAAAAGTGGTTCTGGGAGGGCAGGAGCACGCCCTCGGCGGCACCTTCTTCGAGCCAACCATCCTCACCGACGTCACCCAGGACATGCTGGTGGCCCGTGAGGAGACCTTTGGCCCGGTGGCGCCGCTGTTCCGGTTTGATACCGAGGAGCAGGCAATCGCCATGGCCAACGATTCGGAATTTGGTCTGGCGGCCTACTTCTACAGCAACGACATCCGGCGCATCTGGCACGTAGCCGAGGCGCTTGAGACCGGCATGATCGGGATCAACGAGGGGATCATT is a window encoding:
- a CDS encoding branched-chain amino acid ABC transporter permease; the protein is MKTKVLMAILAVVIAGLIAVPWIASYFYVFIFTEILILGLFAASFNLIFGYTGMLSFGHAAFFGIGSYATALVLIHLEWPFLACLLVSMGASALLALVIGFLSVRLNEVYFAMLTLAFGMMVFAIAYQWRSVTNGSDGLAGFTLGSFGLGLDLTLANPSVYYHVVLGIVAVASVVLYVICRSSFGMILRAIRQNPERVSFAGLNVRTYRLVAFVIAGSFAGLAGGLIAPFLRVASPELLHWSMSAEPILMAILGGTGYFLGPFVGSAVFVLLETWITSYTESWMLVLGIILAMMVIFFRKGLLGTVIDWWMEVKK
- a CDS encoding NAD-dependent succinate-semialdehyde dehydrogenase; translated protein: MRLANPELVRESAYINGEWVQARSGIRLPVTNPANGEHLANVPDMDADDTRQAIRAAEAAWPEWRARPARERTGILRRWFDLVMQHQEDLARLMTAEQGKPLAEARGEVGYGASFIEWFAEEAKRAYGDVIPGHGRDKRIVVIKQPIGVVAAITPWNFPVAMITRKVAPALAAGCPAVVKPAEDTPLCALALGALAEEAGVPPGVLNIITCSKSRAPEVGEELTTNPAVRKVSFTGSTPVGKLLMRQASGTVKKVSLELGGNAPFIVFDDADLDAAVAGLMASKYRNTGQTCVCANRIYVQSGVYDEFAEKLKEAVSKMVVGAGLEGETHQGPLINQAALDKVKRHIADATGKGAKVVLGGQEHALGGTFFEPTILTDVTQDMLVAREETFGPVAPLFRFDTEEQAIAMANDSEFGLAAYFYSNDIRRIWHVAEALETGMIGINEGIISTEAAPFGGVKESGLGREGSRYGLDEFMELKYLCLGGMR
- a CDS encoding TetR/AcrR family transcriptional regulator — encoded protein: MIENYEAFRGELSMSKEDVIRDVYRQNKERISIKKEATAVRNLTRIIESTLRLANSKGFHAMTLRDLCGDSGMSMGGLYAYIRNKDDLIHLIQSHGFIITRRTLLHYTAEVPDVRDRLFAAIKAHLYLSELMRAWFYFSYMEATRLPAEEKRDAVAIELEIEEIFLGLIEDGIEAGVYRSRNARLVASMAKALLQDWYLKRRKYRDQNVAVDDYAAFVRDVIESYLL
- a CDS encoding ABC transporter ATP-binding protein, whose translation is MSNPILTIANLTKRFGGVTAVSGINLEVMPKETIAIIGPNGAGKTTFYNMVSGRMQPTEGKIMLDGRDITGLPPHKISRLGVSRSFQINNIFPEMTVQENVEVVLSAYHGHSRKLFNIASRNTGIQQEAVEFLQRLGIDSLRDQRAEVISYGDKRLLEIAMVLATQPKLVLLDEPTAGMTPDETRRTTRLIKKLADSGDYTFMITEHDMDVVFNLADRILVMHRGEKLFAGTPEEVKNHPEVRVAYLGEEDDEAVEEANP
- a CDS encoding branched-chain amino acid ABC transporter permease, yielding MSGIGAALLNSLDIGLLLFIIAVGLNIVFGVLNIINFAHGALYMLGAYLAFTLINIAGMPFWVALILAPMGVAILAVIIDRVLLRFIYSRDVADSLLLTFAILLIINESVRMIWGSGIHVVQPPQLLSGSVQLLGSSVATYSLFVIVVGLLLLAGLWYLFNRTRVGRVMRAAALDRDMAEALCINTRMVVTGVFAFGAWLAAVGGVMAAPMRALDPGMGDKIIIESFIVVVIGGLGSFPGALLGAIILGLIHGFGGRYLPEVNLLLPFVGMALVLLFKPNGIMGKGAAA
- a CDS encoding ABC transporter ATP-binding protein, giving the protein MILDVRNIQTFYGESQALQGVTLQLEAGETVCILGRNGAGKSTTLKSIMGLTPPRSGEVIYDGKPVQGWPAHRIARAGIGYVPEDRRIFPGLTVRDNLDVASYQRKGSTARWTVDGILKKYEMLGERADQDGATLSGGQQQMLAVARSLMIQPRLLLLDEPNEGLAPVIVQQIGELIDDLSQTTTILFTDQSVRFALKHAQRAYILEKGQVVHEASSDELRADQATQDRFLSVA